GACGCTAATGACGGTAGTGGCGTACCCCTTCTTGCGCGCAATGTTCTCGAGGGCCATGAGCGTCCCCACCGGGCCGAACCGCGGGGAGCCGTCCGACAGTATGCCGATGGAAGTGGACCGGCTGGTGACCAGCGCCGTGGCTGCCCGGTTCCTGCGGTAGCCGATGTCCTTGATCACCTGAAGAACCCGCTGCCGCGTTGCCGCACTCACGTCCGGTGCCTCATTGAGTACCCTCGAGACCGTGCCAAAGGAGACGCCTGCGATGCTGGCCACATCGTTGATGGTGGGCTTCCGGCGCAGTGGTGCATCCGGCAGCCCCTCGGTCGCCTCGCGGGGAACAGCTCTGCCTGCCACACTCTCTCCTGTCTTGCACAGCGCAAACGGAACCCACTTGATCCCGTTTGGTTCCGTGCGTTTTGATCTTACGTCTGCCGGGATTTCCCCGTCTCCAAAAGCGCTCCCAATGTGATGCTTGACACTCTTCTCCGTAAACGTTTACGATGATGTCCGTAAACGTTTACGCTCTGCTCGTAATCGTTTACGGACAAGATATTTCGATGAAGAAAGGCGCCGGATGACCAGCCGTATCGTGGACGAACTCGCGCTCGAGCCGAACTCCGGGCCCCGGGACATCGACCAGAACCAGTGGGCAAATCTCGAAGCGTTCCTGAGGGACACCCCGGCCGGCGATCTGGCACTCGCAGTCCGCACCTTTGTCCCTGCCGGCTCCTCGGCGGTCATCGGAATCTTTGATGAAAATCGTCTCTGGGCAAGCCTGGCGGTCTCCGTCGACAACTCGGGCAAACCCTCGTCAGTCTCCACCCTTCGAGGCCCGGCCGCGGAAGCGGGCGGCGACATGGCGAAGGCGGCCAGCGAGGCAGTGAAGTGGGTTCAGGCCCACCACGGTCCGTGTTCCTTGGGCTTCTTCGTCGACAGAGTACATGCAGAGGCGCTGCTGAGAGCTTCAGACAAGGCCTCTGCCATCCGCACAGCGTCGGCCTCCGGCGGGCTCGTCCTGTCCCCGGTCCCGCCGGCCCTGGCCATTGCCCTCGCCTGAATCCCAGGCATCCACCCCCACCCACCCACCCCAAGCACTGGAGAACAATGATGATCCGCAGGCTTCCCTTTGTGGCCCTTGCCGCAGTCCTGTCCCTTTCGGTCGCGTCCTGCAGCAGTTCGACCACGGGCACGTCCAATGCGCCCGACGCCGGCGTGTCCAGCAAGGCCCAGCAAGCCCTTGACCAGATCAAGGGACAGGTCCTGAGCAAGGGGCCCAACGGCGAGACGCCCTCCCCGGCGTCCACAGCAGACCTCACTCCTGACGAGATTCAAAAGGTCAAGGCGCTCAACGCCAAGGCAGCCATCGTGATGCACTACGGCGGCAACGACTGGGCCACCGCCCAGATCAACGGACTTAAATCCGAGTTCGAAAAGCTCGGTGTCAAGGTCATTGCCACCACTGATGCGAACTTCAAGCCGGACAAGCAGGTCTCGGACATCGAGACGGTCATGTCGCAGAACCCGAACATTATTGTCTCCATCCCCACGGATCCCGTAGCTACGGCCTCCGCCTACAAGAAAGCCGCGGCCGCCGGCACCAAGCTCGTCTTCATGGACAACATCCCCCAGGGACTGACGGCCGGTCAAGACTATGTCTCTGTGGTTTCCGCTGACAACTACGGCAACGGCGTCGTCTCCGCCCACCAAATGGCCAAAGCCCTCGGCGGCAAGGGGAAGATCGGGGTGGTCTTCCACCAGGCTGATTTCTTCGTGACCAAGCAGCGCTACCAGGGATTCAAGGAAACGATTACGAAGGAATACCCGGATATCAAGATCGTCGAGGAAAAGGGGATTGCTGGGCCGGACTTCGCTGGTGATGCCCAGGCTGCTGCGAACGCAATGCTCAGCAAGTACGCCGACCTGTCCGGAATCTGGGCGGTCTGGGATGTTCCTGCAGAAGGTGTCATGGCCGCAGCGCGGGCCGCGGGCCGGCCGGACCTGAAGATCGCCACGGAGGACCTCGGCAAGAATGTCGCGATTGCCCTGGCCAAGGACGAACTTGTCGTAGGCCTTGGAGCGCAGGTTCCGTTCGACCAGGGTGTCACGGAAGCGCGGCTGGCCGCGGGGGCGCTCATCGGCAAGCAGGCGCCCGCTTATGTGGCTCTAAGTGCGCTTCCGGTTGACCACTCCAACGTCCTGGATGCCTGGAAGCAGGTCTACCACGAGGACGCCCCGAAGGACATCCAGGACTCCTACAAGAAGTAGCCAAAACCGGCGGTGCGGGGGTTTCCCACCCCCGCACCGCGCCGAAAGGGCAACGATGAATACCGCAGACAATGTCGTCGAGATGCGCTCGATTTCCAAGAGCTTCAACGGCGTTCCCGTATTGAAGGATGTCAATTTCGACGTCCGTAAGGGTGAAGTCCATGCGCTCGCAGGAGGAAACGGCGCAGGGAAGTCCACGCTCATGAAGATCCTCCAGGGCGTCTACCAAGCGGACGCCGGCGAGATCCTTATCGGAGGAAAGCCCACCGCCATCAACTCGATCCAGGACGCGAAGGCCGCCGGGATCGGCATGGTCTTCCAGGAGTTCAGCCTGGTACCGAGCCTGACCGTTGCGCAGAACATTTTCCTCGCCTCCGAACCGCTCGGCACCGGCGGCCTCATCGACGACCGTGCCTCGGTGCGCCGGGCCCGGGAAGTCTTCAGTGAAATGGAGGTCGATGTCGACCCGCGCGCCGGAGTCGCACGGCTGGGCACTGCTTACTGGCAGCTGACCGAGATCGCCAAGGCACTCGCGCAGAATGCCCAGGTGCTCATCATGGATGAGCCCACAGCCAGCCTTGCCCGGCATGAATCCGAAGCGCTCTTCGAACTCATTGACCGCCTCAAACAGCGTGGCATCTCCATCATCTACATTTCCCACCGCATGGATGAGGTGTACAGGCTCGCGGATCGGATCACCATCCTCCGCGACGGCCACCACCTCCTCACCGCGCCACTGACGGACGTCACTCCCGGACAGATCGTGGAAGGCATCGTCGGCAAGAAGATCGAGGGGCAGCTTTCCTATCGTGCGCGTGATCATGTGGCCTACGACGGGGCGCCGCTTCTGGAAGTCCGCGGGCTTAACGCGGGGCAGCGGGTGAGGGATGTTTCGTTCACGGTCCGGCCTGGCGAAATCCTCGGCCTGGCAGGGCTGATGGGCAGCGGACGAACCGAGCTCGCCCGTGCTCTCTTTGGCATTGACAAGTTGGACAGCGGTGAAGTCCTCCTGCGGGGCAAAAAGGTCAACCTTAGCTCGCCGCAACAGGCCATCAACGCGGGAGTTGCCCTCATCCCGGAGGACCGCAGGGCCCAAGGCCTCGTCTTGGAGCACTCCGTCCAGGACAACCTGCTGCTTCCCCTCCTGGGCCAGATCCAGCGTGGACCCTTTCTGGACGGCGGAAAGGGTAAGGAATTGTCCGCATCACTGATCAAGAGGTTCGCAGTGAAGGTGGCCCACCCCCACCGCCCGGTGCGGCTTCTCTCGGGCGGAAACCAGCAGAAAGTGGTCATCGCCAAGTGGCTGGGCACCGATCCGGACATCCTGATCCTTGACGAGCCAACGGCGGGCGTCGACATCGGCACCAAAAGCGAAATTCTCGACATGATCCGGGAGCTTGCCAGTGCAGGCAAGGCCGTCATCGTCATCTCCTCCGAGTACCCCGAACTACTCGCGGTCAGCGACCGCGTCCTCGTCCTCAAGGACGGCTCCATCATCCGTGACATCCCCCGCAGCGAGATCGCTGACGAGGAATATCTCCAACTTGCAGTCCAGGGAGTCTGAAAGTGAGCAACGCAAAAACCATCGCGCCCCGGGACACCGCGGCCCCCCGAAATTTCGGCACCATCCTCAAGGAACTCGACTGGCGGCGCTACGTCATCTACATCGGCTTCGTCGTGGTTTTCCTCTTCTTCGCCGTTCTGCTCCGCGACCAGGGCTTCCTGTCGCCCAACAACCTGCTGAACATCTTCCGGCAGACCGCCACAATCACCGTCATCGCCGTCGGCATGACATACGTGATCGCCTGCGCAGAGATTGACCTCAGCGTTGGATCCGTGGTAAGCCTCTCCAGCGTGTGCACCGCTATGGCGCTCTCCCAGTGGGGCCTGGTCCCCGGCATCCTCGCCGGCCTCGCCGTCGGGCTCGTCGTCGGATCGGTCAACGGTGCCCTGGTCAGCCTCCTTGGCATCCCATCCTTCCTGGTGACACTAGGCATGCTGGGAATCGCCGTCGGCGTTGCCCAGTGGATCACGGCGTCCGCGCCCCAGCCCATCCTGAACGACACGTTCAACACGCTGTTTGGATCCGGCAACTTCGGTCCTGTTCCGGGCCTGGTGGTCTGGAGCGCCATCTTCGTGGCGATCGGCGCC
This region of Arthrobacter sp. DNA4 genomic DNA includes:
- a CDS encoding ABC transporter permease; its protein translation is MSNAKTIAPRDTAAPRNFGTILKELDWRRYVIYIGFVVVFLFFAVLLRDQGFLSPNNLLNIFRQTATITVIAVGMTYVIACAEIDLSVGSVVSLSSVCTAMALSQWGLVPGILAGLAVGLVVGSVNGALVSLLGIPSFLVTLGMLGIAVGVAQWITASAPQPILNDTFNTLFGSGNFGPVPGLVVWSAIFVAIGAVVLNRTRFGRQVLATGGNRNAAEFTGINTKRIKFQVLLISGMVASVAGMLYAGRLQSGRFQWGSGDELSAIAAVILGGTSLFGGFGSIIGTLFGALLIGLINNGLILAGLDSSQQQVVRGAIIILAVALARKK
- a CDS encoding substrate-binding domain-containing protein; the encoded protein is MMIRRLPFVALAAVLSLSVASCSSSTTGTSNAPDAGVSSKAQQALDQIKGQVLSKGPNGETPSPASTADLTPDEIQKVKALNAKAAIVMHYGGNDWATAQINGLKSEFEKLGVKVIATTDANFKPDKQVSDIETVMSQNPNIIVSIPTDPVATASAYKKAAAAGTKLVFMDNIPQGLTAGQDYVSVVSADNYGNGVVSAHQMAKALGGKGKIGVVFHQADFFVTKQRYQGFKETITKEYPDIKIVEEKGIAGPDFAGDAQAAANAMLSKYADLSGIWAVWDVPAEGVMAAARAAGRPDLKIATEDLGKNVAIALAKDELVVGLGAQVPFDQGVTEARLAAGALIGKQAPAYVALSALPVDHSNVLDAWKQVYHEDAPKDIQDSYKK
- a CDS encoding sugar ABC transporter ATP-binding protein; the encoded protein is MNTADNVVEMRSISKSFNGVPVLKDVNFDVRKGEVHALAGGNGAGKSTLMKILQGVYQADAGEILIGGKPTAINSIQDAKAAGIGMVFQEFSLVPSLTVAQNIFLASEPLGTGGLIDDRASVRRAREVFSEMEVDVDPRAGVARLGTAYWQLTEIAKALAQNAQVLIMDEPTASLARHESEALFELIDRLKQRGISIIYISHRMDEVYRLADRITILRDGHHLLTAPLTDVTPGQIVEGIVGKKIEGQLSYRARDHVAYDGAPLLEVRGLNAGQRVRDVSFTVRPGEILGLAGLMGSGRTELARALFGIDKLDSGEVLLRGKKVNLSSPQQAINAGVALIPEDRRAQGLVLEHSVQDNLLLPLLGQIQRGPFLDGGKGKELSASLIKRFAVKVAHPHRPVRLLSGGNQQKVVIAKWLGTDPDILILDEPTAGVDIGTKSEILDMIRELASAGKAVIVISSEYPELLAVSDRVLVLKDGSIIRDIPRSEIADEEYLQLAVQGV